A stretch of the Ctenopharyngodon idella isolate HZGC_01 chromosome 14, HZGC01, whole genome shotgun sequence genome encodes the following:
- the ubxn1 gene encoding UBX domain-containing protein 1 isoform X1, which translates to MECTTLDSLLEMGFDRNRAERAVAHTGNQGIERAMDWLMEHENDPDIDEPYVPPAGNTLGSTEEQIQSPTETSESAIEGVEQEGDARHPMTEEEKKEQVKRLEELMKARQEERRERERQEEIEREKQRRKQGQELLQVKQKLQEDEMKKLADQRRREKMEDRLAKQRVKDKIARDREERARKFGGGSSSTGLSSPPSEAPLQSPPENQGAPPAKKDYDDCRIQVRLLDGSTLSTVFKAQEPLAAVRVYVQMNGANGQDFNLITPYPRRVYTDLDMEKPLRELGLVPSAVLVVTKKEMI; encoded by the exons ATGGAGTGCACTACATTAGACAGTTTGCTGGAAATGGGCTTCGACAGAAACAGAGC GGAGAGGGCAGTAGCACATACTGGAAACCAGGGCATTGAGAGAGCAATGGACTG GTTAATGGAGCATGAAAATGATCCAGATATAGATGAGCCGTATGTTCCACCTGCTGGGAATACTCTTGGCTCAACAGAAGAACAGATCCAGTCTCCTACAGAAACCTCTGAAT CAGCTATTGAAGGTGTAGAACAAGAGGGAGATGCCAGACATCCTATGACAGAGGAAGAAAAGAAGGAACAAGTAAAACG ACTGGAGGAGTTGATGAAGGCGAGgcaggaggagaggagagaaagagagcgacaGGAGGAGATAGAAAGAGAAAAGCAGAGGAGGAAACAGGGCCAAGAGCTGCTGCAGGTTAAACAAAAGCTTCAGGAAGACGAAATGAAGAAGCTGGCGGACCAGCGCAGGAGGGAGAAGATGGAGGACAGGCTTGCCAA GCAGCGGGTTAAAGACAAAATTGCACGAGACAGAGAGGAGAGGGCACGAAag TTTGGAGGCGGTTCATCAAGCACAGGTTTGTCATCTCCCCCCTCTGAAGCCCCTCTACAGTCTCCACCTGAGAACCAAGGGGCTCCTCCTGCTAAGAAAGACTATGATGACTGTCGGATACAG GTGCGTCTTCTAGATGGCTCCACCTTGAGTACTGTCTTTAAGGCTCAGGAACCTCTGGCTGCTGTGAGAGTCTATGTTCAGATGAATGGGGCAAACGGACAGGATTTCAACCTCATCACCCCGTATCCTAGACGCGTATACACGGATCTAGACATGGAAAAACCCCTGCGTGAGCTGG GTCTGGTGCCTTCTGCCGTCCTTGTCGTGACCAAGAAAGAAATGATTTGA
- the si:ch211-114c17.1 gene encoding pre-mRNA-processing factor 39 isoform X2, with product MAAEGLEDLSNNGELTNPPELHESEVADLPKPDVVESVKSGADGGDTGVSTAPYTAEGVEEEEGEMPTDFERLWKHTSDNPQDFNSWTDLLQYCEQEGHMRAYRQALNAFLVRYPLCYGYWKKFADLERQAGHNDKAEEVCERGLKAIPLSVDLWIHYINLLLGTLNMNLPESTRRIRSVFEEAVAAAGWDFHSDRLWDLYAEWEKEQANLKSMTSVYDRVLRVPTQLYNTHYEKLKTHLTSHPPQDVLSPEEYSKVRTEYKQSQIQAKKERSDITADEEERPPGEEESADNGKDSEEAVQKMQELLLVSREEMYQQNEAEVRKRWNYEDAIKRPYFHVKPLDRAQLKAWQSYLDWEIAEAETAAMAADGAAVEGHEDSKQECVAGHERVLILFERCLIACALYEEFWDKYVHYLEPCGLEEVRNVYRRACEIHLPYKHSIHLQWASFEEKHGNTSEARRILESLEITLPGLAAVRLRRVGLERRAGRLDVAESLLKETVDQSKDNPTLHAFYSIKLSRFLHKLCKNPARARAVLQEAIELSPDNGRLYQNLLELEMSGDLRANGGGVQQCVAKALAAPLSPKTKILFSQRSLQFAEDFGTTVQSVLSIYEEHQKLLKEHNAKRGAENGDNDDPEKMNKMDDGSALTAPPQTAPPMMPHVPMTTPPPSMMGGDMSGSYGSYGSWYQYGGYGSYQNPWNQYNQYYPPS from the exons ATGGCGGCGGAAGGCTTAGAGGACCTGAGCAACAACGGGGAACTCACAAACCCTCCAG AGCTTCATGAGTCTGAGGTTGCAGACCTTCCCAAACCAGATGTAGTGGAGTCAGTGAAGAGCGGTGCTGATGGAGGAGACACAGGCGTCTCAACGGCACCCTACACAGCAGAAGGAgtagaggaggaggagggagagATGCCGACAGACTTCGAGAGACTTTGGAAACATACCAGTGACAATCCTCAAGATTTTAACAGCTGGACTGACCTTCTGCAGTATTGTGAACAAGAG GGCCACATGAGAGCTTACCGTCAAGCCCTGAATGCATTTCTGGTCAGGTATCCTCTGTGCTACGGTTACTGGAAAAAGTTTGCGGACCTTGAGAGACAGGCCGGACACAACGATAAGGCTGAAGAG GTGTGTGAACGAGGTTTGAAGGCCATTCCTCTCAGTGTTGATCTCTGGATCCACTACATCAACCTTCTGCTGGGAACACTCAACATGAACTTGCCAGAGTCAACACGGCGCATCCGCAg CGTGTTTGAGGAGGCAGTTGCAGCCGCTGGCTGGGACTTCCATTCAGACAGGCTGTGGGATCTGTACGCCGAGTGGGAGAAGGAGCAGGCCAACCTGAAGTCCATGACCAGTGTCTATGACCGAGTACTGAGGGTCCCCACACAGCTCTACAACACACATTATGAAAA ACTGAAAACTCACCTAACCTCCCACCCGCCTCAGGACGTCCTGTCTCCTGAGGAGTACAGTAAGGTGAGGACTGAGTACAAACAGAGCCAGATTCAAGCCAAAAAAGAAAGATCTGATATCACTGCAGATGAAGAGGAGAGGCCGCCAGGGGAGGAAGAGTCTGCAGACAACGGCAAGGACTCG gaagaaGCAGTGCAGAAGATGCAGGAGCTCCTGTTGGTCAGCAGAGAGGAAATGTACCAACAAAATGAGGCAGAAGTCAGGAAGAGATGGAACTATGAGGATGCT ATTAAAAGGCCGTATTTCCACGTGAAGCCTCTGGATAGAGCTCAGTTGAAAGCCTGGCAGAGCTATCTGGACTGGGAGATAGCAGAAGCTGAAACAGCTGCAATGGCTGCTGATGGGGCGGCCGTGGAAGGCCATGAAGATTCAAAACAAGAATGTGTAGCTGGGCACGAGAGAGTACTGATTCTGTTTGAGCGCTGTCTCATTGCTTGTGCACTCTATGAGGAATTCTGGGATAAA tatgtgcattaCCTGGAGCCATGCGGGCTGGAGGAGGTGCGTAATGTGTACCGCAGAGCTTGTGAAATCCATCTTCCGTACAAACACAGCATCCACCTTCAGTGGGCCTCATTTGAGGAAAAACATG GTAATACTTCAGAGGCACGGCGTATTCTAGAATCCCTTGAGATAACATTGCCTGGTTTGGCTGCTGTGCGTCTGAGGAGGGTAGGTCTGGAGCGGAGAGCAGGGCGTTTAGATGTGGCAGAGTCACTGCTGAAGGAGACGGTGGACCAAAGTAAAGACAACCCCACACTCCACGCCTTCTACTCCATCAAACTGTCTCGCTTCCTTCACAAGCTGTGCAAGAACCCTGCGAGGGCCCGCGCTGTTCTACAGGAAGCCATAGAGCTGAGTCCG GATAATGGTAGATTGTACCAGAACCTTCTGGAGCTGGAGATGTCAGGTGACCTGCGGGCTAATGGAGGTGGTGTTCAGCAGTGTGTGGCCAAAGCGCTTGCTGCTCCTCTCTCCCCAAAGACCAAAATACTTTTCTCTCAGCGCAGCCTGCAATTTGCTGAGGACTTTGGGACCACAGTACAGAG TGTCTTGAGCATATATGAGGAGCACCAGAAGCTGCTAAAGGAACACAATGCAAAGAGAGGAGCAGAGAATGG CGATAATGACGATCCAGAAAAGATGAACAAAATGGACGATGGATCTGCCTTGACGGCGCCTCCACAGACTGCTCCACCCATGATGCCTCACGTTCCCATGACAACACCACCTCCCTCTATGATGGGCGGAGACATGAGTGGATCATATGGAAGCTATGGCAGCTGGTATCAG TATGGAGGGTATGGCAGCTACCAAAACCCATGGAACCAGTATAATCAGTACTACCCTCCCAGCTAA
- the si:ch211-114c17.1 gene encoding pre-mRNA-processing factor 39 isoform X1 has protein sequence MAAEGLEDLSNNGELTNPPELHESEVADLPKPDVVESVKSGADGGDTGVSTAPYTAEGVEEEEGEMPTDFERLWKHTSDNPQDFNSWTDLLQYCEQEGHMRAYRQALNAFLVRYPLCYGYWKKFADLERQAGHNDKAEEVCERGLKAIPLSVDLWIHYINLLLGTLNMNLPESTRRIRSVFEEAVAAAGWDFHSDRLWDLYAEWEKEQANLKSMTSVYDRVLRVPTQLYNTHYEKLKTHLTSHPPQDVLSPEEYSKVRTEYKQSQIQAKKERSDITADEEERPPGEEESADNGKDSEEAVQKMQELLLVSREEMYQQNEAEVRKRWNYEDAIKRPYFHVKPLDRAQLKAWQSYLDWEIAEAETAAMAADGAAVEGHEDSKQECVAGHERVLILFERCLIACALYEEFWDKYVHYLEPCGLEEVRNVYRRACEIHLPYKHSIHLQWASFEEKHGNTSEARRILESLEITLPGLAAVRLRRVGLERRAGRLDVAESLLKETVDQSKDNPTLHAFYSIKLSRFLHKLCKNPARARAVLQEAIELSPDNGRLYQNLLELEMSGDLRANGGGVQQCVAKALAAPLSPKTKILFSQRSLQFAEDFGTTVQSVLSIYEEHQKLLKEHNAKRGAENGDNDDPEKMNKMDDGSALTAPPQTAPPMMPHVPMTTPPPSMMGGDMSGSYGSYGSWYQQYGGYGSYQNPWNQYNQYYPPS, from the exons ATGGCGGCGGAAGGCTTAGAGGACCTGAGCAACAACGGGGAACTCACAAACCCTCCAG AGCTTCATGAGTCTGAGGTTGCAGACCTTCCCAAACCAGATGTAGTGGAGTCAGTGAAGAGCGGTGCTGATGGAGGAGACACAGGCGTCTCAACGGCACCCTACACAGCAGAAGGAgtagaggaggaggagggagagATGCCGACAGACTTCGAGAGACTTTGGAAACATACCAGTGACAATCCTCAAGATTTTAACAGCTGGACTGACCTTCTGCAGTATTGTGAACAAGAG GGCCACATGAGAGCTTACCGTCAAGCCCTGAATGCATTTCTGGTCAGGTATCCTCTGTGCTACGGTTACTGGAAAAAGTTTGCGGACCTTGAGAGACAGGCCGGACACAACGATAAGGCTGAAGAG GTGTGTGAACGAGGTTTGAAGGCCATTCCTCTCAGTGTTGATCTCTGGATCCACTACATCAACCTTCTGCTGGGAACACTCAACATGAACTTGCCAGAGTCAACACGGCGCATCCGCAg CGTGTTTGAGGAGGCAGTTGCAGCCGCTGGCTGGGACTTCCATTCAGACAGGCTGTGGGATCTGTACGCCGAGTGGGAGAAGGAGCAGGCCAACCTGAAGTCCATGACCAGTGTCTATGACCGAGTACTGAGGGTCCCCACACAGCTCTACAACACACATTATGAAAA ACTGAAAACTCACCTAACCTCCCACCCGCCTCAGGACGTCCTGTCTCCTGAGGAGTACAGTAAGGTGAGGACTGAGTACAAACAGAGCCAGATTCAAGCCAAAAAAGAAAGATCTGATATCACTGCAGATGAAGAGGAGAGGCCGCCAGGGGAGGAAGAGTCTGCAGACAACGGCAAGGACTCG gaagaaGCAGTGCAGAAGATGCAGGAGCTCCTGTTGGTCAGCAGAGAGGAAATGTACCAACAAAATGAGGCAGAAGTCAGGAAGAGATGGAACTATGAGGATGCT ATTAAAAGGCCGTATTTCCACGTGAAGCCTCTGGATAGAGCTCAGTTGAAAGCCTGGCAGAGCTATCTGGACTGGGAGATAGCAGAAGCTGAAACAGCTGCAATGGCTGCTGATGGGGCGGCCGTGGAAGGCCATGAAGATTCAAAACAAGAATGTGTAGCTGGGCACGAGAGAGTACTGATTCTGTTTGAGCGCTGTCTCATTGCTTGTGCACTCTATGAGGAATTCTGGGATAAA tatgtgcattaCCTGGAGCCATGCGGGCTGGAGGAGGTGCGTAATGTGTACCGCAGAGCTTGTGAAATCCATCTTCCGTACAAACACAGCATCCACCTTCAGTGGGCCTCATTTGAGGAAAAACATG GTAATACTTCAGAGGCACGGCGTATTCTAGAATCCCTTGAGATAACATTGCCTGGTTTGGCTGCTGTGCGTCTGAGGAGGGTAGGTCTGGAGCGGAGAGCAGGGCGTTTAGATGTGGCAGAGTCACTGCTGAAGGAGACGGTGGACCAAAGTAAAGACAACCCCACACTCCACGCCTTCTACTCCATCAAACTGTCTCGCTTCCTTCACAAGCTGTGCAAGAACCCTGCGAGGGCCCGCGCTGTTCTACAGGAAGCCATAGAGCTGAGTCCG GATAATGGTAGATTGTACCAGAACCTTCTGGAGCTGGAGATGTCAGGTGACCTGCGGGCTAATGGAGGTGGTGTTCAGCAGTGTGTGGCCAAAGCGCTTGCTGCTCCTCTCTCCCCAAAGACCAAAATACTTTTCTCTCAGCGCAGCCTGCAATTTGCTGAGGACTTTGGGACCACAGTACAGAG TGTCTTGAGCATATATGAGGAGCACCAGAAGCTGCTAAAGGAACACAATGCAAAGAGAGGAGCAGAGAATGG CGATAATGACGATCCAGAAAAGATGAACAAAATGGACGATGGATCTGCCTTGACGGCGCCTCCACAGACTGCTCCACCCATGATGCCTCACGTTCCCATGACAACACCACCTCCCTCTATGATGGGCGGAGACATGAGTGGATCATATGGAAGCTATGGCAGCTGGTATCAG CAGTATGGAGGGTATGGCAGCTACCAAAACCCATGGAACCAGTATAATCAGTACTACCCTCCCAGCTAA
- the ehd1a gene encoding EH domain-containing protein 1a — MFSWSKRDGKKDPELFQNVSEGLKRLYRTKLFPLEDTYHFHDFHSPALEDADFDNKPMVLLVGQYSTGKTTFIRHLMEQDFPGMRIGPEPTTDSFIAVMHGEQEGVIPGNALVVDPKKPFRKLNAFGNAFLNRFMCAQLNNPVLESISIIDTPGILSGEKQRISRGYDFAAVLEWFAERVDRIILLFDAHKLDISDEFSEVIKALKNHEDKMRVVLNKADQISTQQLMRVYGALMWSLGKIINTPEVVRVYIGSFWAQPLLIADNRKLFEAEEQDLFSDIQGLPRNAALRKLNDLIKRARLAKVHAYIISSLKKEMPSVFGKDSKKKELIANLGAIYEKIQKEHNISPGDFPNLKKMQELLASQDFTKFAVMKPKLMDHVEDMLGNDIAKLMTLVRKEEAAMPSQSVKGGAFEGTMNGPFGHGYGEGAGEGIDELEWIVARDKPSYDEIFYTLSPINGKVSGATAKKEMLKSKLPNTVLGKIWTLADVDKDGYLDDEEFALANHLIKVKLEGHELPAKLPGHLVPPSKRAEQN, encoded by the exons ATGTTCAGCTGGTCTAAAAGAGATGGGAAGAAAGACCCAGAACTTTTCCAAAACGTATCTGAGGGACTGAAGCGCCTCTACCGCACCAAACTCTTTCCTTTGGAGGACACCTATCATTTTCACGACTTCCATTCACCGGCTTTAGAAGATGCTGACTTTGACAACAAGCCCATGGTGCTGCTGGTGGGACAGTACTCGACCGGGAAGACCACCTTCATTAGGCATTTAATGGAGCAGGATTTCCCCGGGATGAGAATAGGCCCCGAGCCGACGACGGATTCCTTCATAGCGGTTATGCACGGTGAACAGGAAGGTGTGATACCTGGTAATGCGCTGGTTGTCGATCCAAAAAAGCCTTTCCGAAAGCTCAACGCCTTTGGTAACGCTTTCCTCAATAG gtTTATGTGTGCTCAGTTAAACAACCCGGTCTTGGAGAGCATCAGTATCATCGATACTCCGGGCATCCTGTCGGGGGAGAAACAGAGAATCAGCAGAG GCTATGACTTTGCAGCAGTTCTTGAGTGGTTCGCTGAACGAGTGGACAGAATCATCCTGCTCTTTGATGCCCACAAGCTGGACATCTCTGATGAGTTCTCAGAGGTGATCAAGGCCCTGAAAAACCATGAGGACAAGATGCGTGTGGTTCTGAACAAAGCTGACCAGATCAGCACCCAGCAGCTGATGAGGGTGTATGGTGCCCTCATGTGGTCACTGGGAAAGATCATAAACACCCCTGAGGTGGTCCGAGTGTATATCGGCTCATTTTGGGCTCAGCCACTTCTGATCGCAGATAACCGGAAGCTGTTTGAAGCAGAGGAGCAGGATCTCTTCAGCGATATTCAAGGTCTTCCCAGAAATGCAGCCCTACGGAAGCTCAATGATCTGATCAAAAGAGCACGTCTCGCTAAG GTACATGCTTACATTATCAGTTCTCTGAAGAAAGAGATGCCAAGTGTATTTGGCAAAGACTCAAAAAAGAAAGAGCTTATTGCCAACCTGGGCGCAATCTATGAAAAGATTCAGAAAGAGCACAACATTTCACCAGGAGACTTTCCTAACCTAAAGAAAATGCAG GAGTTGCTAGCTTCTCAGGACTTCACCAAATTTGCTGTCATGAAGCCAAAATTGATGGATCATGTAGAAGACATGCTAGGTAATGACATTGCTAAGCTCATGACGCTGGTCCGTAAGGAGGAGGCCGCCATGCCCAGCCAGTCAGTGAAGGGTGGTGCgtttgagggaaccatgaatgggCCGTTTGGTCACGGATATGGAGAAGGTGCAGGAGAAGGCATTGATGAGCTGGAGTGGATCGTGGCCCGTGATAAACCATCTTATGACGAAATATTCTACACCCTCTCGCCAATTAATGGGAAGGTGTCTGGTGCTACGGCTAAGAAGGAAATGTTGAAGTCCAAGCTGCCAAACACAGTGCTTGGAAAGATTTGGACTCTGGCAGATGTTGACAAAGATGGCTACCTGGATGATGAAGAGTTTGCGCTGGCGAATCACCTGATCAAGGTAAAGCTAGAGGGGCACGAGCTTCCAGCTAAACTGCCCGGTCACCTTGTGCCACCTTCCAAACGGGCAGAGCAGAATTAA
- the ubxn1 gene encoding UBX domain-containing protein 1 isoform X2 has translation MECTTLDSLLEMGFDRNRAERAVAHTGNQGIERAMDWLMEHENDPDIDEPYVPPAGNTLGSTEEQIQSPTETSESIEGVEQEGDARHPMTEEEKKEQVKRLEELMKARQEERRERERQEEIEREKQRRKQGQELLQVKQKLQEDEMKKLADQRRREKMEDRLAKQRVKDKIARDREERARKFGGGSSSTGLSSPPSEAPLQSPPENQGAPPAKKDYDDCRIQVRLLDGSTLSTVFKAQEPLAAVRVYVQMNGANGQDFNLITPYPRRVYTDLDMEKPLRELGLVPSAVLVVTKKEMI, from the exons ATGGAGTGCACTACATTAGACAGTTTGCTGGAAATGGGCTTCGACAGAAACAGAGC GGAGAGGGCAGTAGCACATACTGGAAACCAGGGCATTGAGAGAGCAATGGACTG GTTAATGGAGCATGAAAATGATCCAGATATAGATGAGCCGTATGTTCCACCTGCTGGGAATACTCTTGGCTCAACAGAAGAACAGATCCAGTCTCCTACAGAAACCTCTGAAT CTATTGAAGGTGTAGAACAAGAGGGAGATGCCAGACATCCTATGACAGAGGAAGAAAAGAAGGAACAAGTAAAACG ACTGGAGGAGTTGATGAAGGCGAGgcaggaggagaggagagaaagagagcgacaGGAGGAGATAGAAAGAGAAAAGCAGAGGAGGAAACAGGGCCAAGAGCTGCTGCAGGTTAAACAAAAGCTTCAGGAAGACGAAATGAAGAAGCTGGCGGACCAGCGCAGGAGGGAGAAGATGGAGGACAGGCTTGCCAA GCAGCGGGTTAAAGACAAAATTGCACGAGACAGAGAGGAGAGGGCACGAAag TTTGGAGGCGGTTCATCAAGCACAGGTTTGTCATCTCCCCCCTCTGAAGCCCCTCTACAGTCTCCACCTGAGAACCAAGGGGCTCCTCCTGCTAAGAAAGACTATGATGACTGTCGGATACAG GTGCGTCTTCTAGATGGCTCCACCTTGAGTACTGTCTTTAAGGCTCAGGAACCTCTGGCTGCTGTGAGAGTCTATGTTCAGATGAATGGGGCAAACGGACAGGATTTCAACCTCATCACCCCGTATCCTAGACGCGTATACACGGATCTAGACATGGAAAAACCCCTGCGTGAGCTGG GTCTGGTGCCTTCTGCCGTCCTTGTCGTGACCAAGAAAGAAATGATTTGA